In Ischnura elegans chromosome 6, ioIscEleg1.1, whole genome shotgun sequence, one genomic interval encodes:
- the LOC124161356 gene encoding uncharacterized protein LOC124161356 has protein sequence MLQNQALLFQPTNGRPAFSKSYSMQSLRQHGRRLFWTNWYRPVQQRRSSPIKGYIALFVCFSTKAIHLELVTDQTTATFVAALRRFMARRGKPRNIYSDNAMNFVGARNHLAELRRLFRSDKHQQVVSKFLAEENVEWHFIPPHSPHFGGLWEAGVKATKRHLLRIVGNASLTYEELNTLVIQVEACVNSRPLTPMSNDPNDLMPLTPGHFLIGQPLTLMPEPNLIPLQLNSLSRWQHVQQLLQSFWKRWSTEYLSSLQQRSRWWFRSGNLREGTLVLLSDEKQPPLKWKMGRIAELHPG, from the coding sequence atgcttcaaaaccaagCCTTGCTTTTCCAGCCAACTAATGGGAGACCTGCCTTCTCAAAGAGTTACTCCATGCAGAGCCTTCGACAACACGGGCGTCGATTATTTTGGACCAACTGGTATCGACCTGTGCAACAGAGGCGTAGTTCGCCTATTAAAGGTTACATCGCCCTATTTGTATGTTTCTCCACGAAGGCCATTCATCTGGAGCTTGTCACGGACCAAACCACGGCGACCTTTGTAGCAGCATTGCGTCGCTTTATGGCTCGTCGTGGGAAGCCGAGGAACATCTATAGTGACAACGCCATGAACTTCGTGGGAGCCAGGAATCACCTAGCAGAATTACGTAGATTGTTCCGGTCTGACAAACATCAACAAGTAGTCTCAAAATTCTTAGCAGAGGAAAACGTGGAATGGCACTTCATTCCACCCCACTCTCCTCATTTTGGAGGTCTTTGGGAAGCGGGAGTGAAAGCCACTAAACGCCATCTATTGAGGATCGTCGGAAACGCCAGCCTCACCTACGAAGAGTTAAATACTCTAGTAATACAAGTTGAAGCATGCGTAAATTCTCGCCCTCTTACCCCTATGTCAAACGATCCAAACGACCTAATGCCCCTCACTCCTGGCCATTTTTTAATCGGTCAACCCTTGACCTTGATGCCGGAACCAAACTTGATTCCTCTACAGCTAAACAGCTTATCCCGATGGCAGCATGTTCAGCAGCTCCTGCAATCTTTCTGGAAAAGGTGGTCCACTGAGTATCTGTCCAGCCTGCAACAGAGGTCCAGATGGTGGTTTAGATCCGGAAACCTGCGAGAAGGGACGCTGGTTCTTCTTTCGGATGAAAAGCAACCCCCCCTGAAGTGGAAGATGGGAAGGATAGCCGAACTGCACCCTGGATAG